The following proteins come from a genomic window of Zonotrichia leucophrys gambelii isolate GWCS_2022_RI chromosome 4, RI_Zleu_2.0, whole genome shotgun sequence:
- the EREG gene encoding proepiregulin isoform X3, with the protein MDAGCLWARSLLLFLGYLLQAVLGTTVIPLCGPGEMENCTTALIQTENSPRVAQVGITRCKPEMKDYCFHGQCVYIVDLDEHYCRCDVGFSGVRCVHSELVRQPLSKEYVALTVIVVLLFLAALSLAAYYVCRRYRSKRRQTNASEYKEVGAL; encoded by the exons ATGGACGCCGGCTGCCTGTGGGCCCGCagcctgctgctcttcctcG gTTACCTATTGCAAGCAGTCCTGGGCACAACAGTGATCCCATTATGTGGGCCTGGTGAAATGGAGAACTGCACAACAGCACTCA TCCAGACAGAGAACAGCCCACGTGTGGCCCAAGTTGGGATAACAAGATGCAAGCCTGAAATGAAGGACTACTGCTTCCATGGGCAGTGTGTGTACATCGTGGACTTGGATGAGCACTACTGCAG gtgtGACGTGGGTTTCTCGGGGGTCCGCTGTGTGCACTCGGAGCTGGTGCGGCAGCCCCTCAGCAAGGAGTATGTGGCGCTGACCGTCATCGTGGTCCTGCTCTTCCTCGCTGCCCTCTCCCTCGCCGCCTACTACGTCTGCAGAAG GTACCGCAGCAAGAGGAGACAGACAAACGCCAGTGAATACAAGGAAGTTGGTGCCCTAtag
- the EPGN gene encoding epigen isoform X2: MAFGMLIYILLKAMGALSEESAITASSLSTDLRINWTKNNAEVDYSEQPKLLKLMQTCLEEHHSYCINGLCAFHSELRKPICKCLAGYNGERCEHLTLNSYAHNSYERYIAVGIGIGILTSGILAIIYCYVRKSCLSGPRRLWK, encoded by the exons ATGGCATTTGGAATGCTAATCTATATTTTGCTGAAAG CAATGGGGGCACTGAGTGAAGAGTCTGCTATTACTGCTTCATCCCTCAGCACGGACTTACGGATTAATTGGACAAAAAACAATGCTGAAG TAGATTATTCAGAGCAGCCAAAGCTCTTGAAGCTGATGCAGACCTGCCTTGAGGAGCACCACAGCTATTGTATCAATGGGCTCTGCGCCTTCCACAGCGAGCTGAGGAAGCCCATATGCAA GTGCCTTGCAGGTTACAATGGAGAGAGGTGTGAACATTTAACACTAAATTCATATGCACATAATTCTTATGAGCGCTACATTGCTgtggggattgggattggaatACTGACCAGTGGAATACTCGCCATCATCTACTGCTATGTAAGAAAGAG TTGTCTTTCAGGCCCAAGGAGGCTTTGGAAGTGA
- the EREG gene encoding proepiregulin isoform X2, translating to MEGRDGEPTARRDCCAENLRAAGYLLQAVLGTTVIPLCGPGEMENCTTALIQTENSPRVAQVGITRCKPEMKDYCFHGQCVYIVDLDEHYCRCDVGFSGVRCVHSELVRQPLSKEYVALTVIVVLLFLAALSLAAYYVCRRYRSKRRQTNASEYKEVGAL from the exons ATGGAAGGTCGAGATGGAGAGCCCACAGCTAGGAGAGACTGCTGTGCAGAAAACCTGAGAGCAGCTG gTTACCTATTGCAAGCAGTCCTGGGCACAACAGTGATCCCATTATGTGGGCCTGGTGAAATGGAGAACTGCACAACAGCACTCA TCCAGACAGAGAACAGCCCACGTGTGGCCCAAGTTGGGATAACAAGATGCAAGCCTGAAATGAAGGACTACTGCTTCCATGGGCAGTGTGTGTACATCGTGGACTTGGATGAGCACTACTGCAG gtgtGACGTGGGTTTCTCGGGGGTCCGCTGTGTGCACTCGGAGCTGGTGCGGCAGCCCCTCAGCAAGGAGTATGTGGCGCTGACCGTCATCGTGGTCCTGCTCTTCCTCGCTGCCCTCTCCCTCGCCGCCTACTACGTCTGCAGAAG GTACCGCAGCAAGAGGAGACAGACAAACGCCAGTGAATACAAGGAAGTTGGTGCCCTAtag
- the EPGN gene encoding epigen isoform X1, which translates to MAFGMLIYILLKAMGALSEESAITASSLSTDLRINWTKNNAEVDYSEQPKLLKLMQTCLEEHHSYCINGLCAFHSELRKPICKCLAGYNGERCEHLTLNSYAHNSYERYIAVGIGIGILTSGILAIIYCYVRKRCRKLQSPYKVCVGETAL; encoded by the exons ATGGCATTTGGAATGCTAATCTATATTTTGCTGAAAG CAATGGGGGCACTGAGTGAAGAGTCTGCTATTACTGCTTCATCCCTCAGCACGGACTTACGGATTAATTGGACAAAAAACAATGCTGAAG TAGATTATTCAGAGCAGCCAAAGCTCTTGAAGCTGATGCAGACCTGCCTTGAGGAGCACCACAGCTATTGTATCAATGGGCTCTGCGCCTTCCACAGCGAGCTGAGGAAGCCCATATGCAA GTGCCTTGCAGGTTACAATGGAGAGAGGTGTGAACATTTAACACTAAATTCATATGCACATAATTCTTATGAGCGCTACATTGCTgtggggattgggattggaatACTGACCAGTGGAATACTCGCCATCATCTACTGCTATGTAAGAAAGAG ATGCAGGAAACTGCAATCCCCCTACAAGGTGTGTGTGGGTGAGACGGCGCTGTGA
- the EREG gene encoding proepiregulin isoform X1: MLGSIHLIYKELAGTSCPDGRCRRGMEGRDGEPTARRDCCAENLRAAGYLLQAVLGTTVIPLCGPGEMENCTTALIQTENSPRVAQVGITRCKPEMKDYCFHGQCVYIVDLDEHYCRCDVGFSGVRCVHSELVRQPLSKEYVALTVIVVLLFLAALSLAAYYVCRRYRSKRRQTNASEYKEVGAL; this comes from the exons ATGCTTGGTTCCATTCATCTTATCTACAAAGAATTG gctggcaccagcTGTCCTGATGGGAGGTGCAGGAGAGGCATGGAAGGTCGAGATGGAGAGCCCACAGCTAGGAGAGACTGCTGTGCAGAAAACCTGAGAGCAGCTG gTTACCTATTGCAAGCAGTCCTGGGCACAACAGTGATCCCATTATGTGGGCCTGGTGAAATGGAGAACTGCACAACAGCACTCA TCCAGACAGAGAACAGCCCACGTGTGGCCCAAGTTGGGATAACAAGATGCAAGCCTGAAATGAAGGACTACTGCTTCCATGGGCAGTGTGTGTACATCGTGGACTTGGATGAGCACTACTGCAG gtgtGACGTGGGTTTCTCGGGGGTCCGCTGTGTGCACTCGGAGCTGGTGCGGCAGCCCCTCAGCAAGGAGTATGTGGCGCTGACCGTCATCGTGGTCCTGCTCTTCCTCGCTGCCCTCTCCCTCGCCGCCTACTACGTCTGCAGAAG GTACCGCAGCAAGAGGAGACAGACAAACGCCAGTGAATACAAGGAAGTTGGTGCCCTAtag